Genomic DNA from Desulfonema ishimotonii:
GAAAAAAAAGAGGTAAAAGAGCAGGTGGTTCCGCCGGATGTGCCCGATTTCGTGGGTAATGACCGCGTCGATCTCCTCGGGCCGCAGCACGTCAATCAGCGCCTCTGTCACCAGAATATACCGGAACCGTCTGACCAGCCCTGTCACCCCGGCGGTGATCATGCGTCCCTCAAATATGGGCCAGTAGAGGATATCCGCATATTCCAGCCCGGCCCTGTCGCACAGCGCTTCAATACGGCTCCGCACATATCCCGGCTCCAGGGGCCTGCACCCCCAGGCCTTCTGTATCAGCAGCGGGCCGATGATGGCGACGACAAAGAGAAAGAGCAGGAAGTAGACCATCTGTCCCCCGGTCGTGGCCAGAAACTGCTTCAGCGGCGCAAAGGGGAGCAGCTCGATGAGGTCTGCGATCCCGGACAGACATATCCACGGCAGCAATACCGGTATGGCAAAGGAGATGTTGGACAGAATATAGGAACGCCGGGAGATGGTGCTGTTGCAGAGCCTTTGGTAACCGGGATAGGCCAAGGCCCATGTAATGGAGAGGTAAAGGATAAAAAGCCCCAGAAAGATCAGGGCCTCCAGCGTCGGCAGGTGTGAAATGAGCGGCAGATCCGCCGTATAATCGGGCAGGTTCAGTCCGTAGATGTTCGCGGCAAACAGCACGATGGCGATAACGGACTGGCGGGTGAGCAGTTTGCTGAAAGCGGCATCCGTGCGGGAAAGGCCGCAGGCGGCCATGCGTTTTTCCAGCCGTCTGAAGGAAAACCGCGTAAAGGCGGTGAAAAGGGCCAGCAGCGTTAAAAAAAGGGCAAGGGTTGCCGTGGGGGTGAAACGGGGTGTTTCCGAGGGCTGATAGGTGATATAAATCAGCAGGACAACGATGAAATAGATAAAATTACTGAACATATGGACAGGCCTATCCGGCAGATTTGCAGAATCTGTCCCGCTCGCTGTAAATACAGCCGCAGTACTGCTGGCGGTAGAGGTTCAGCGCTTTGGAGACCTCGATCCCCTCTTTCCATCCCTCCCGGAAGTCGTGATAGTAAAAGGGAACGCCCGTCTTTTTGCCCAGGGATTCTCCCACAGACCGGATCATCTCGTGGTTCTGGAATTTGCTGTAGAGCAGCGTGGACGTAAACGCATCGAATTTTCCCCTTTTGGCCAGAAGGGCCGTGCTTTTCAGCCGGTCGTGATAGCAGTAGGCACATCGTTTGGATTCCCTGAAGACAACGTTCTGAAGGAATTCCTCCAGCGCATACCCCTCCTGCCAGATCACCCTGAAATTCTCTGTTTCAGCGTATTTTTCCAGGGCTTCCTGACGTTTCAGGCACTCCGTGTACGGGTGAATATTGTGGCGGTAAAAGAACCCCATGACCGTGAATCCCTCCTGACGGAGCACTTTCAGGGGGTAAATGGTGCAGGGGGCGCAACACATGTGAACCAGGATTTTCATGGATCATTCCACCAGGGTTAGGTATTCCGTGGCCGCGCGGCGACGGAAAGTCGGAAATATTCGCGAAAAGGGGGCTACGGTTCAGGATAAAGGGGCGTCCATCGAACGGGATACGATCCCCTCACGGATCAGCACCTCAATGACCTCACACACCGGAAGTCCCACCACATTGGTATAGGAGCCGTTGATGCTCCTGACCAGAAAGGTGCCCAGCCCCTGGATGGCATAAGCCCCGGCTTTGTCAAAAGGCTCTTTGGTGTGGACATACCACTCGACCTCCTCATCGGTCAGCTTTTTAAACAGCACGTCGGTCTTCACGGCGTCCGTGATCATGCGTTCTTCGGCTTTGCGGCATACGGCATAGCCGGTGTGGACCTGATGGGTCTGGCCGCTGAGGCGCAGCAGCATCTCCCTTGCCTCATCCCGTGAGCCGGGCTTTCCCAGAATGGTCCCGTCAATCAGGACGATGGTGTCGGCCCCGATCACCCAGCTTTCCGGGGATTGCCGGGCGATATCTTCGGCTTTGGATTGCGCCAGGATTCGGACGTAGTTTTCCGGATCGGTCAGCCGGACCGAGCTTTCATCAAACCGGCTGGGGATGACGGAAAAGGAGAGTCCCGCCTGTTCCAGCAGATAACGGCGTCGCGGCGACTGGGACGCCAGAATTAATGTCGGATATTGATTTTTCTGTTGCATGGGGATTCAATACCAGATGGCACCGGGTTTGACAAGGCGCAAATTTCCGTCCGTCCTCCCGTTTCATTGTGTCTGCCGGATGCACCGGATTCCTGAAAAACAGCGTTTTACCGGGATTCGGACGCCGCTCTTGACAGGGAATGCGGGGGTGAATACGTTCCGTACTGAAAGTCTTTGGAAAGGCTAAAAAATTGTATTTACGGAGGTGACATATGTCCGATAAAAATAAAGTCCATGAAATA
This window encodes:
- a CDS encoding epoxyqueuosine reductase QueH, with protein sequence MKILVHMCCAPCTIYPLKVLRQEGFTVMGFFYRHNIHPYTECLKRQEALEKYAETENFRVIWQEGYALEEFLQNVVFRESKRCAYCYHDRLKSTALLAKRGKFDAFTSTLLYSKFQNHEMIRSVGESLGKKTGVPFYYHDFREGWKEGIEVSKALNLYRQQYCGCIYSERDRFCKSAG
- a CDS encoding Maf family protein, whose product is MQQKNQYPTLILASQSPRRRYLLEQAGLSFSVIPSRFDESSVRLTDPENYVRILAQSKAEDIARQSPESWVIGADTIVLIDGTILGKPGSRDEAREMLLRLSGQTHQVHTGYAVCRKAEERMITDAVKTDVLFKKLTDEEVEWYVHTKEPFDKAGAYAIQGLGTFLVRSINGSYTNVVGLPVCEVIEVLIREGIVSRSMDAPLS